A single window of Acanthopagrus latus isolate v.2019 chromosome 1, fAcaLat1.1, whole genome shotgun sequence DNA harbors:
- the LOC119023872 gene encoding beta-2-glycoprotein 1-like, with protein sequence MERIKTLFLLCLVAFTTSVTSRQDNVCFRPQLGDNIEMSGFQRFYSPGEEIALSCKQGYTPVLGPRTIVCIASGEWTTTKLLCIPKRCPYPDQLSNGELDYEDTGYQSKINYTCNEGYTLIGADTAECLANGTWSTSVPECKPVTCGLAPIPQFGMIVYDRRISGNTTEYGDRVTYKCLPPHVVVGDPRAECTASGTWTKTPECQVVTCPLPGNIDRGYVSSNDHRDYDFGETVKYGCTGDYVLEGNLEIVCQQNGKWSEKPSCKAPCSIAIPRGRILYKGRKIWIEDLSPNRVLHKDIVSVYCRDKARNCGYAVPTQCIDGKLKIPDCFEHPSSTEYNLHSSSLPSEITQC encoded by the exons ATGGAACGAATTAAgactttgtttctgctctgtttggtGGCATTTACTACCTCTGTGACATCCAGACAAGACAATG tgtgtttcaGACCTCAGCTGGGCGACAATATCGAGATGAGTGGGTTCCAGAGGTTCTACAGCCCCGGCGAAGAGATAGCGCTCTCCTGTAAACAGGGTTACACCCCCGTGTTGGGACCGCGGACGATTGTTTGCATTGCCAGCGGAGAGTGGACCACAACCAAATTACTGTGCATAC CAAAACGGTGCCCCTATCCTGATCAACTGTCTAATGGAGAACTGGACTACGAGGATACTGGGTACCAGAGTAAAATCAACTACACCTGTAATGAAGG GTACACCCTGATTGGAGCCGACACCGCTGAGTGCCTTGCCAATGGAACATGGAGCACATCAGTACCAGAGTGCAAAC CTGTGACCTGTGGACTCGCTCCAATCCCACAGTTTGGGATGATAGTTTATGACAGGAGGATCAGTGGGAACACCACTGAATACGGCGACCGGGTGACGTACAAGTGTCTGCCACCACACGTAGTTGTTGGCGACCCAAGAGCAGAGTGCACTGCCAGCGGTACCTGGACCAAGACACCTGAATGTCAAG TGGTGACCTGCCCTCTGCCAGGGAATATCGACAGAGGCTACGTGTCAAGCAATGACCACAGGGACTATGACTTCGGGGAAACTGTCAAATATGGCTGCACTGGAGACTATGTGCTTGAAGGAAACCTTGAGATTGTCTGTCAGCAGAATGGGAAGTGGTCTGAAAAGCCATCCTGCAAGG CTCCGTGCAGCATTGCCATACCGAGAGGTAGGATACTCTACAAAGGCCGAAAAATCTGGATTGAAGACCTGAGCCCTAACAGAGTCTTGCACAAAGATATCGTCTCAGTCTACTGCAGGGACAAAGCCAGGAACTGTGGTTACGCCGTGCCAACCCAGTGCATTGATGGAAAACTCAAAATCCCAGACTGCTTTGAAC ATCCCAGCAGTACCGAGTATAACCTTCATTCAAGTTCACTTCCATCAGAAATCACACAGTGCTGA
- the LOC119019504 gene encoding beta-2-glycoprotein 1-like, whose amino-acid sequence MGLNLVLLILCHLALYTTVTSKKVCGRPLISDGIDDATLKRVYEVGEEVTLTCEQGYLPSTATPRRLTCTATGEWTLSDLSCSPKMCPIPKPLQPFARGRTEAPFKSVLNYTCDDGYIMLGSNKSICLHDGSWSNPPPMCKAVNCPLPRPPTGGRIVHDKSVNGVTTMYGQGWTYECNPPKAPSYERGSCKADGSATEPPVCRDVSCPIPTAIPNGVITFAVMRPHGYKEKVRYACNEHYILDGEAEIQCQNTGNWSSMPVCRAPCTVGIKRGRIFYNAKKLWIGDLKPNRVLHGEHVVFYCLNREDRCGYPVASTCNDGTLPIPECFVEPGKVEYQLRPKTLPSEIAMCAASPPAAPTSSARPA is encoded by the exons ATGGGTCTGAATTTGGTTCTGCTGATCCTTTGCCACCTTGCTTTATACACAACTGTCACATCCAAGAAAG TATGCGGCCGACCACTTATCAGTGATGGGATTGACGACGCAACCCTGAAACGTGTGTACGAGGTTGGAGAAGAGGTGACCCTCACATGTGAACAGGGGTACCTGCCCTCGACGGCGACCCCTCGAAGGTTAACCTGCACCGCCACCGGAGAATGGACACTGTCTGACTTGTCATGCTCAC CTAAGATGTGCCCAATCCCTAAACCTCTGCAGCCATTTGCAAGGGGAAGAACAGAAGCTCCGTTCAAGAGTGTGCTTAACTACACATGTGATGACGG GTACATCATGCTGGGATCCAATAAGAGCATCTGTTTACATGACGGTAGCTGGAGCAATCCACCCCCTATGTGCAAAG cTGTGAACTGTCCTCTGCCCAGGCCACCTACAGGTGGAAGAATCGTCCATGATAAGTCAGTGAATGGAGTCACCACCATGTACGGGCAAGGCTGGACGTACGAGTGTAACCCACCTAAAGCACCAAGTTATGAGAGGGGATCCTGCAAGGCTGACGGAAGTGCAACTGAGCCGCCGGTGTGCCGAG ATGTGAGCTGCCCCATCCCAACAGCCATACCAAATGGCGTCATCACCTTCGCTGTGATGAGACCACATGGCTACAAGGAGAAGGTTAGATATGCCTGCAATGAGCACTATATCCTGGATGGTGAGGCTGAGATACAGTGccaaaacacaggaaactgGTCCTCCATGCCAGTTTGCAGGG CTCCCTGCACTGTTGGCATCAAAAGAGGTCGTATCTTCTATAACGCCAAGAAGCTCTGGATCGGAGACCTGAAACCCAACAGAGTCCTCCACGGAGAGCACGTTGTCTTCTATTGTCTGAACAGGGAAGACAGGTGCGGCTACCCTGTGGCCAGCACCTGTAATGATGGAACCCTCCCCATCCCAGAGTGCTTTGTGG AACCGGGGAAGGTGGAGTACCAACTCAGGCCCAAAACCCTACCATCAGAAATTGCAATGTGTGCTGCCTCACCACCTGCAGCCCCCACAAGCTCCGCGAGACCTGCATAA